Proteins encoded in a region of the Perca fluviatilis chromosome 6, GENO_Pfluv_1.0, whole genome shotgun sequence genome:
- the tet3 gene encoding methylcytosine dioxygenase TET3 isoform X2 → MPGYSRFTTVHEVTLVDGPRSGGQMEIGSHDRLQEGALSLELANGVNRYPNDDTTSMEKEQQRAGSVPPRQCWVSGHGKVSDTQQPCWNSSSGTPGEPVHHADMEDAHNLVAFSAIAGSLPRSSSSSCLVQPNTAQLYEKFTKEMGTEGAQIKLSAGAPEGSCQTPEDLNTLQTALSQAKHGHKPPNCNCDGPDCPDYLEWLEKKIKLATNEDQGACKMTDVPPHLQPHLQQPHLQHHPQPYPQMNGGHHLSASYPQQQQGTQGPRLDQVPCSKPPIPCSPQVLFIAKEKNVSLQTAIAIEALTQLSGTGPLAAGSPGQAPYHSNLHHHQHTQNFPSQPPNGTSLIPSSPSNHSSSSRSQSVPPGLHTIQQAQVSCEHHRPQSQGQPPHASPLQSSTSPFPSQGIHPGFSPNPQQWQQGSGRGSEQRNPWMCIKSEPQSHYAAAPHSSSDPMSELKQLLGDTSGKFSNAHFKLPVTQQISLNQNGGIQGQDNPALVRIKQEPDAGEHLHHTASMAHYGMANGQQHGQHYAGTPLSPGQAAISHSTQAALQQHLHYKRNLFSNHSPGFGAPGPHAPLKKWWPQMEAEGFPHLAIKQEPKEPKKRKSSQGSPVIKAMSGMLGVPPLPKPKQIIIKKTKQKASMPTFLPQNQITVQKPSVLMMDRALALTSLQPGSLPSLPLHSNPTQAAAAGLPAPVQSQVSISNYSITSSSTASALSENTPALMGPLPPPVAPVANAKSEGVGSLASSNTSTTTPMTSTSSSSTSQLQSVINIDPKYEELIRQFEAEFGDSAPDAPASQPMEETATAPQLKNQSQNGPQDLSPTSSSTSKSAPLIVSTQASSIPHPDDQEMVVSKDKLGPQSEASLNQASTEIPMGDVAPHHQAILDKQQQPSVLEDTFSVPCSPLPKRMKIEASGDIAVLSTTCYSEEDTPTKDSLPSSPSLRGFLESPLRYLDTPTKTILSTPSKDLQSEFPTCTCVEQIVEKDEGPYYNHLGSGPTVASIRTLMETRYGEKGDAIRVEKVVYTGREGKSSQGCPIAKWVIRRSGETEKLLCLVRQRAGHHCANAVIIILIMAWEGVPRALADKLYSDLSVTLTKYGNPTSRRCGLNDDRTCACQGKDSETCGASFSFGCSWSMYFNGCKYARSKIPRKFRLQGDRPEEEDKLRDKFQHLATEVAPLYKQLAPQAFSNQCQTESKAPDCRLGLKEGRPFSGVTACMDFCAHAHKDQHNLYNGCTVVCTLTKEDNRSVKEIPEDEQLHVLPLYRISQTDEFGSEEGQRLKMQTGAIHVLQAFRREVRKLPEPAKSCRQRRLEAKKANSEKKKNKLMQQAGETPEKTVVKEEVCITGSPQPQGNKAIIKQEVKPNIKKEPFNGSIERYPVQATDPFSNIYPHPAYYARGGLPPTGQPSAPDAVNGYHHNLPAMHYGYYNYPPNALFPPKLRTYEGRNGSLPKAGSKAVQVDTKPDIQSLQARLAQSYPSHPEQANHSAYTQPADYNQSRPSSVCSESSNRGTPVIKQEPMDVPVYEGTMQSQAGVNTPSTTPKPAAWPGHKLNGSIITKLSPEASLLNPDKQQFHQHPQQRQPSPYPQQWTYPGSNALMVSPGPSPSLKVPPSPSPSPHLLTAFPGNIHQGSTRPATPHPSTPRPGTPQPGSSHSGLVTPQPGTPGSGTPRYWASPCPSPQPNAWAMGPMAHSPGLKHSNPAGAYPDKIWSKTGESRCSTPLGLQEKAWKSCGGSLAGSTPSPAPEGRLFPDALQQSDQACWNPGRAESDVESTQGREEDDDEVWSDSEHNFLDPNIGGVAVAPAHGSILIECARRELHATTPLKKPDRSHPTRISLVFYQHKNLNQPMHGLAIWEAKMKLLAERALQRQQEAALLGLSQDDIKALGKKRKWGATVAGASPGPGQCKDKREGPVTRLAPTFHTSSIVTVSPYAFTRLTGPYSHFV, encoded by the exons ACTGTCCACGAAGTCACTTTAGTGGATGGCCCCAGAAGTGGAGGCCAGATGGAAATTGGGTCACATGACCGCCTCCAGGAAGGCGCGCTGAGCCTGGAACTGGCCAATGGGGTGAATCGCTACCCTAATGATGATACAACATCTATGGAAAAAGAGCAGCAGAGGGCAGGAAGCGTGCCGCCAAGGCAGTGCTGGGTGTCAGGACATGGCAAGGTCAGTGACACCCAGCAACCATGTTGGAACAGCAGCAGCGGTACCCCTGGTGAACCTGTCCACCACGCAGATATGGAGGATGCCCACAATCTGGTGGCTTTTTCTGCTATTGCTGGCTCCTTGCCTcgttcttcctcctcttcctgcctCGTGCAGCCTAACACAGCCCAGCTGTATGAGAAGTTCACCAAGGAGATGGGCACTGAGGGGGCTCAGATCAAACTCTCTGCAGGAGCTCCTGAGGGAAGCTGCCAAACTCCAGAAGACCTGAACACTCTACAGACAGCACTGAGCCAAGCCAAACATGGACACAAGCCCCCTAACTGCAACTGTGATGGGCCTGACTGTCCAGACTATCTTGAGTGGCTGGAGAAGAAGATTAAGTTGGCAACCAATGAGGATCAAGGTGCCTGCAAGATGACTGATGTTCCCCCACACTTACAGCCTCACCTACAGCAACCCCATTTGCAGCATCACCCTCAGCCCTACCCCCAGATGAATGGTGGCCACCATCTGTCTGCTTCATACCCCCAGCAGCAACAGGGAACTCAGGGCCCTCGCCTAGACCAAGTGCCCTGCTCCAAACCCCCAATTCCCTGCTCTCCCCAGGTGCTCTTCATAGCCAAGGAAAAGAACGTCAGTCTTCAGACAGCCATTGCCATAGAAGCTCTTACACAGTTATCTGGTACTGGTCCGCTAGCTGCCGGTTCTCCAGGTCAAGCTCCCTACCACAGTAACCTCCATCACCACCAACATACCCAGAATTTCCCATCTCAGCCCCCCAATGGCACTAGCTTGATCCCTTCCTCTCCCAGCAACCACTCATCTTCCTCACGCTCACAATCCGTCCCTCCGGGACTGCACACCATTCAGCAGGCCCAAGTGTCCTGTGAGCACCATAGGCCCCAATCCCAGGGCCAGCCACCCCATGCTTCCCCTCTCCAATCCTCTACCTCTCCCTTCCCAAGTCAGGGAATACATCCAGGCTTCAGCCCTAATCCCCAGCAGTGGCAGCAGGGCTCAGGCAGAGGCTCTGAACAGAGGAACCCATGGATGTGTATAAAGTCTGAGCCCCAGTCTCACTACGCTGCTGCACCTCACAGTAGCTCGGACCCCATGTCAGAGCTCAAACAGCTGCTTGGTGACACCAGTGGTAAGTTCAGCAATGCCCATTTCAAGCTTCCAGTCACACAGCAGATTAGCTTGAACCAGAACGGAGGTATCCAGGGCCAGGACAACCCTGCATTGGTTAGAATAAAGCAAGAACCAGACGCTGGTGAGCACCTCCATCACACTGCCTCCATGGCACATTACGGCATGGCTAATGGTCAGCAGCATGGTCAGCACTATGCGGGCACTCCCCTGTCTCCTGGCCAAGCAGCTATTAGCCACTCCACTCAGGCAGCTCTGCAACAGCACCTTCACTACAAGAGGAACCTTTTCTCTAACCACTCCCCTGGCTTTGGAGCACCAGGCCCTCATGCACCTCTAAAAAAATGGTGGCCACAGATGGAGGCAGAAGGTTTTCCACATCTGGCCATCAAACAGGAACCCAAGGAAcccaaaaagagaaaaagcagcCAAGGATCTCCTGTCATAAAAGCTATGAGTGGGATGCTTGGAGTCCCTCCCCTGCCCAAACCCAAACAGATAATCATCAAGAAGACCAAGCAGAAAGCCTCCATGCCAACCTTCCTGCCTCAGAATCAGATCACCGTACAAAAACCATCAGTCCTCATGATGGACAGAGCCCTGGCCCTGACCAGCCTGCAGCCAggttctctcccctctctgcccCTCCACAGTAACCCCACtcaggctgctgctgcaggcctCCCTGCCCCAGTCCAATCTCAGGTATCCATTTCCAATTACTCAATTACTTCCTCTTCCACTGCTTCTGCTTTGTCAGAAAACACTCCAGCCCTCATGGGCCCTCTGCCCCCACCAGTGGCCCCTGTAGCCAATGCTAAGTCAGAGGGAGTTGGCAGCCTTGCCTCCAGTAACACCAGCACCACCACACCTATGACCTCCACATCTTCATCCAGCACCTCACAATTACAGAGTGTCATCAACATAGACCCGAAGTACGAAGAACTTATCCGTCAGTTTGAGGCTGAATTTGGGGACTCAGCCCCAGATGCACCTGCCAGTCAGCCCATGGAGGAGACTGCTACAGCCCCTCAGCTGAAGAATCAGTCCCAGAACGGTCCTCAGGACCTCAGTCCCACATCATCTTCCACCTCCAAGTCGGCTCCCTTAATTGTCTCCACTCAAGCCAGCTCCATACCTCATCCAGATGATCAGGAGATGGTAGTCAGCAAGGATAAGTTAGGGCCCCAAAGTGAAGCATCCTTGAACCAGGCATCCACAGAAATCCCTATGGGGGATGTCGCTCCGCATCATCAAGCCATTCTGgacaagcagcagcagccaagTGTGTTAGAGGATACGTTCAGCGTGCCGTGTTCTCCGCTGCCCAAACGCATGAAGATCGAAGCCTCGGGTGATATAGCAGTACTTTCCACTACATGCTATTCTGAAGAGGACACGCCCACTAAGGACAGTCTGCCTTCTTCTCCATCTCTCAGAGGCTTCCTAGAGTCTCCTCTGCGCTACCTGGACACCCCTACCAAGACCATACTGAGTACTCCTTCCAAGGATCTACAGTCAGAGTTCCCCACCTGCACCTGTGTGG AGCAAATCGTGGAGAAAGATGAAGGGCCCTACTACAACCACCTGGGATCTGGACCTACTGTAGCCTCTATACGAACCCTGATGGAGACCAG GTATGGAGAGAAGGGGGATGCCATCCGGGTTGAGAAGGTGGTGTACACAGGCAGAGAGGGGAAAAGCTCACAAGGATGTCCTATTGCTAAGTGG GTGATCCGTCGCAGCGGCGAGACAGAAAAGCTGCTGTGTCTGGTGCGTCAGCGTGCAGGCCACCACTGTGCCAACGctgtcatcatcatcctcattaTGGCCTGGGAAGGTGTCCCAAGGGCCCTGGCTGACAAGCTGTACAGCGATCTAAGTGTCACCCTCACCAAATATGGCAACCCCACCAGCCGACGCTGTGGCCTCAATGATGA TCGTACCTGTGCATGTCAAGGCAAGGACAGTGAAACTTGTGGTGCTTCCTTCTCCTTTGGCTGCTCCTGGAGTATGTACTTTAATGGCTGTAAGTACGCCCGAAGCAAAATACCGCGCAAGTTCAGGCTACAAGGAGATCGCCCTGAAGAG GAGGACAAACTCAGGGATAAATTCCAGCATCTGGCAACTGAGGTGGCTCCTTTGTACAAGCAGCTGGCCCCACAGGCCTTCAGTAACCAG TGCCAGACAGAGTCGAAGGCTCCAGACTGCAGGCTGGGCTTGAAGGAAGGCCGCCCGTTCTCTGGAGTCACTGCTTGCATGGACTTCTGTGCCCACGCTCACAAGGACCAGCACAACCTCTACAATGGTTGCACAGTG gTGTGTACTTTAACTAAGGAGGACAACCGTTCAGTGAAGGAGATCCCTGAGGATGAGCAGCTCCATGTGTTGCCTCTTTACAGGATCTCCCAGACTGATGAGTTCGGCAGTGAAGAGGGCCAACGTTTGAAGATGCAGACGGGAGCCATCCATGTGCTTCAGGCTTTCCGCCGTGAGGTACGCAAGTTGCCCGAACCTGCCAAGTCCTGCCGACAGCGCCGACTGGAGGCCAAAAAGGCCAACtcggagaagaagaaaaataaactcATGCAGCAGGCAGGGGAGACACCAGAGAAAACAGTGGTCAAGGAAGAGGTCTGCATCACCGGTTCCCCTCAACCCCAAGGCAATAAAG CAAttataaaacaggaagtgaagcCTAACATCAAGAAGGAGCCCTTCAACGGATCAATAGAGAGATACCCTGTGCAGGCAACAGACCCGTTCAGCAACATCTATCCACACCCTGCCTACTATGCAAGGGGAGGCCTCCCCCCAACTGGCCAGCCCTCTGCACCAGACGCAGTAAACGGTTACCACCACAATCTGCCCGCAATGCACTATGGCTACTACAACTATCCACCCAATGCACTTTTCCCCCCTAAGCTGAGGACCTACGAGGGTCGAAATGGCTCTTTGCCCAAAGCAGGCAGCAAGGCTGTCCAGGTTGACACCAAGCCTGATATTCAGAGCCTTCAGGCCAGACTGGCCCAGTCGTACCCCAGCCACCCAGAGCAAGCCAACCACAGCGCTTACACCCAGCCTGCAGACTACAACCAGTCCCGTCCTTCCTCTGTCTGCTCTGAATCCTCCAACAGAGGCACTCCAGTCATCAAACAGGAGCCTATGGATGTGCCAGTCTATGAAGGCACAATGCAGAGCCAAGCTGGTGTCAACACACCTAGCACCACCCCCAAGCCTGCAGCCTGGCCTGGGCACAAGCTTAATGGAAGTATCATAACTAAACTAAGTCCTGAAGCCTCATTGTTGAACCCAGACAAGCAGCAGTTTCACCAGCATCCCCAGCAGCGACAGCCCTCTCCTTACCCCCAGCAGTGGACATACCCTGGCTCAAATGCCCTGATGGTTTCCCCTGGCCCATCGCCGTCACTCAAGGTacctccctctccatctccgTCCCCTCACCTACTCACAGCGTTCCCAGGTAACATACACCAAGGGTCCACACGCCCTGCCACCCCACACCCGAGCACCCCTCGCCCAGGTACACCACAGCCTGGCAGCTCTCACTCAGGCTTAGTTACACCACAGCCAGGCACCCCAGGCTCAGGAACCCCCAGGTACTGGGCCAGCCCTTGTCCTAGTCCTCAGCCGAATGCTTGGGCCATGGGGCCTATGGCACATAGCCCTGGTTTGAAGCACAGCAATCCTGCAGGAGCTTACCCTGACAAGATCTGGTCCAAGACTGGGGAGAGTCGGTGTTCCACTCCCCTTGGGCTCCAAGAGAAGGCCTGGAAGTCTTGTGGAGGTTCATTGGCAGGCAGTACCCCGTCCCCTGCCCCTGAGGGTCGCCTCTTCCCTGATGCCCTGCAGCAGTCAGATCAGGCCTGCTGGAATCCTGGCCGGGCTGAGAGTGATGTTGAGAGCACCCAGGGCCGcgaggaggatgatgatgaggtGTGGTCTGACAGTGAGCACAACTTCTTGGATCCCAACATTGGTGGCGTAGCGGTAGCACCCGCTCATGGCTCGATCCTGATTGAATGTGCCCGTCGGGAACTACATGCTACCACTCCTCTCAAAAAGCCCGATCGCTCTCACCCTACCCGCATCTCCCTGGTCTTCTACCAGCACAAGAACCTCAACCAGCCCATGCACGGCCTGGCTATATGGGAGGCCAAAATGAAGCTGCTGGCAGAGCGAGCGCTGCAgaggcagcaggaagcagcTCTCCTTGGCCTCTCCCAGGATGACATCAAGGCCCTTGGGAAGAAACGCAAGTGGGGGGCTACGGTGGCAGGTGCCAGTCCTGGACCTGGACAATGTAAAGACAAGAGGGAGGGGCCAGTGACGCGGTTAGCCCCCACGTTCCACACCTCCTCTATTGTTACTGTGTCTCCCTATGCCTTCACCCGCCTCACTGGGCCCTACAGCCACTTTGTCtga